The DNA sequence GGCACTACACAAGCCTTGAGGAAATCCAGGTAGACCTTGATGAGTGGCTGAAGAAGTATAATGAACAGCGTCCCCATAGTGGTGGCCGGTACTGTTTTGGTAAAACACCGATGGAAACATTCAAGGATTCGAAGCACCTGGCCGATGAAAAAATGTTGGACAGACTGACAGCAAAAGAGGAGTCGGTTGTATGTTGAAAGGTCAAGTGTCAGATGATATTCTAACTTTTGCAGTCCACAGGTTCCGTGTTCTCGGTGATTTTCCGGTGTTTACCGACGAGGCCGTCGCCTGGGCGAAGGACCTCAAAAAGCGCGGCTTCAAGTTCCTGGGTCCCACGGTGGTGTACTCCCACAT is a window from the Atribacteraceae bacterium genome containing:
- a CDS encoding DNA-3-methyladenine glycosylase I is translated as MLKGQVSDDILTFAVHRFRVLGDFPVFTDEAVAWAKDLKKRGFKFLGPTVVYSHIQAVGMVNDHTVDCFRHKELAGRKGW